In the Triticum aestivum cultivar Chinese Spring chromosome 2B, IWGSC CS RefSeq v2.1, whole genome shotgun sequence genome, TTTGACTCGCAGACATTGTTATATTTAAACTCTACAAGAGATAGAGACTGATTCATGTGTATTATAGGAGATCGATACGCTACAATTAAACACTATACACTTGCAGGACATAGGTTGCCACCCAACTATTCTGATTGAAACATTGCCTCGTTGAAGTCCCCCACGCACAACCAATGGTAAATTATCTTAGGTTCTAAGATAGCACAACATATCTCTTCTTCCTCACTTCAGTTTTTCGTTCCCCATATATTGCAGTGAATCTTCAGGTTATTCCATATGCTTTAATCTCAGCATGTAAATAATATTGGGACCATGGTTGCACGGTAACTTCCAAGTTATCTCTCCACCACAATGCTAGACCGTCACTCTGCCCCACACGACTCACTGTCACACCTTGTAAACCCAAGTCTCCACTTGAGCTTCTCAATCGCATTCGCCTTTTTTCGTCTCACAAAGAAAAATACTGCCGCTCGGTTGTATGACCTAATCCGGTCCCGGGGTTCGCTAACCATCGAGTCCAACCCCAATCCTTGACAACATCAGAGATTCATTGGTCTCGACGACCCTGCTGTCCCGCAGAGTCCGCCGCTACAGGCAGTTAATCAATAAATTACTTTCTCTATGTCTATTTACTTTCTATATCTTAAGTGCTCAATTATTTGATCTACCGATAATGCTCTATCTACGAAGAGATCTACGTAAGGTAACGTAACCTTCCTAATAATAATTTTCTCCCCCCTGATTTTTAATGGGGTGGGCCCCTCAATCCCCTTTAATCCAATCCTGATTGTTCAGGTTGTACATTACGTAAAACACGTACATTACTTTACGTATGTGTAGCATTGCCGTTTATCTACGACACTCCCGCTCCGTAATTCTTGGATCGGACTCGCCGGCAAAAGTTCGCGAACAAATGCAACTTCCGCGACAAAAATATCTGAACCATGAAACAGACTGCGAGAGAAGACAAATGCCACGGCAGACGTGTGCAATGACCTAAGGCCAACTTCACCGTGtgacccaaacggacgtccgttttgtccggattctgtctgtTTAGGTaaggcaatggggtcgtgtccggacaGTTttcgggatgcggtggccgtgcgcccagcgcgcgaaCGCATCCCGGCCGCATCTTGTCTACGTGCAcatttctttgcaagtccttaactttttttcatcattcatttttggtacatgacaatacctcatcacattttgactagtaaagtAAGGCcagagaaaacaagaaccacaagaatacatttaaaaagatacccaacttccataactgctcccttgagttgggttagggccttctcgttgcactcattgttgatttgTAGAGGAGGCTCGACATTgcaccctcctttcttcttcaagccaggaGTTGATGTTTCTTCTTCACACCTAGTCTCGTgcctagcctctaatctagcaacaagtgcacttatctcatctacagcctctatgctagctaaaagtgcacgaacatgtactaaatttcgctctatcaacatatcgatgtactcttcttctcaataccaaaacttgcatcaattctacacaataaaatttgaagttagcacaactagtctaatccgagagcacaaaccgaagctaaaaaagcacataccccatcgtttaagcacttgatgaacacccatccgggatgttccggcgttgtagacatgcggcgcacgaccatccttgggcagtggtcgcacttaatgagtggcaatggtgcgccgacgagcttttgggcatgcaccgagcccggccggccgccattcgtgtatctgccggcggaccaccgacggtgcagatccgagcggctagaggacgagcaactgcctgcatgtggccttgcggccctgccagggccttccggcgaggtgcccggccagtccatggcgcggcccggcctCCAACAGtcgggcgagctcaagaccgaccggatccgccccaaatccggcaggcgggtgcgcaaaccaggtggccgtggttgggtagctcggcggcgccgaggggaaggggctgGGCGAGCGTGCGTCTGAGCTGCATGGCTGCAatggctgcggcggcgacggcgagggaaATAGTGAGAAAGAGGGGAGAAGAGTGGAGTggggtgcggccggagggagggaggggggcggatagaaaaaagcccgtcctgtgccaccgacgggcgggccaggggaggacacgcgcagacggcCGGCGCGTCCGCGTGATGttcgtttcaccccaaaagcgacGCAAACTTGGACCGCGGATGGGTCGAacacggacacaaaacggacaaaagtccgtttgctcccgcACGCTGAGCCGTCCGGTTTGTCACTTTTATCCCAAACAGCCGGGGCCGGATAGGAttaggtcgcgcggtggagttggcctaagcacACTGAACATGGCGGTACGAAGCACGCAGTGACTAGTGAACAAGACGCCGTCATCTCCAGGCTCCCATCGGCACTCCCACACGACGTCCTAACCGGTAACCACCTACCAAAAACTCACCCcgctcccctcaaaaaaaaaactcaCGCCGCCAACCCAAATAATTTACCACCACCACCTCTCCCCAACCTTCTCACTtatttactgccgcaaaatcctCTCCTAACTTTGGATCACAGGATTAGAAAACAAAGAAATTCAAAAAACACAGGAATTTGACGGGATTGTAGGTGCAAAACAGAGGATTACAAAATAGAGGAAAACTATAAGAATGGTCATTTGGATGGAACACAGAAAAAACACAGGAAAAGTGCCTCGATCCTACGCGAATCAATGTAAAAAAGAGGTTATAGTGGATGTTGAAATTCCTATAGGATTGAGGTGTAGGAATGCATCCATAGGAATTTTGGAGGTGTGGTTCCTTTAATCCACAGGGCTTCTTTAGGAAAAAATTCAATGGATTGGAATCCTCCAatattcctatgaaaatccttcaaTCCAAAGAGGGCCTAAGTTtttctcctcccctccctccgtTTTTAAACAAACCTTCCTTCGTGCCGCACACCCCAAAAGCCTAGAGCCAAAACCCAAGCAGAGCAGTGTACACGCACAAGCGCTTCCACACAGAAGCAGCCGTGGCCATGGCCATGGCACTGCTCCTCCTTGccacggcggcgtcggcggcggtagCCGGAGCCTCCTGGAGCCCGCGGCCAGAGGCGGACCTCGTGACCGGGCTCCCAGGGCAACCAGAGGTCGGGTTCAAGCACTACGCCGGCTACGTCGGCGTCGGAACGGGCGGCGACAAGGCGCTCTTCTACTGGTTCTTCGAGGCCGAGAAGGAGCCGGAGAAGAAGCCCCTCATGCTGTGGCTCAACGGAGGTACGCACGTGTTCATCCCTTCAGCTCTCTCGATTGCTGCCCACTTGTGATTCCTGCTTtcgctttcttttttttcttttttttgaggatACTTTCGCTTTCAGTGTTCCATGACGAACATTTCTATAATTTTAGCCTACTCCCGTAGCGGTTACCGTCCGTGTCATGCGAAAAATGCAGCCGCGGAGTGCGGCCGTCGGTTGCAAATTCGCTAACATACGCTAATTTTTCGGCACGGCACAGTGAGCTTTTTCAGTTTCTAACTTGCTCATAACGTATATTGGCAACATGTATAGACAAAGCAGTAGATACAATACGACGAATTCAAGGCAAAACCGTAGCCTTGGATTGATTGATGTGCTCTCCCATTCTCCATCTTGTTCATTTCTCGCGTACCCATCCAAATGTGTTGCTCATTTGGCAAGTCCTATTCGGAAAAGCTTGCTCGAGCCCTCCAGGCAGTTGCAACTGCCTGCAGGGCCGCGTGGCCACCCTGTCTGTGGCGACGGAAGAATGGCACTTTCCTTCCGGCAATAAAAGCTCAAAGGCAAAGGCGCCAGAATCCATCCACAGGGAAGGCGAGGCATGCGCTCAGATTCAGAGCAGCTGGGAGGTAGAGGAGAGCATAGCCTCGCGGCGCAGAGGAAAAAGACGCTGCAAAAGATGGCAAACGGAGAAAAGAAGGCTCTCGAGGCAGCGCTACAGGAGAGCAGATCCTGTTCCTGCCCTGCCCTGCAGGCCCGGAAGAAGCTTGGCCTGCGCCGACGAGCGGCACGGACAAAGCTCGAGGGCCATGGCTAGTCTAGAGGAAAGATGGGCAAATGGGGCacctccccaccccaccccaccccatcgTAGGACCTGCATTAAACCAAAAACAAGAGATGGTATCAGAAATGCCCTTGGATCCTTGTGGATTTACAAAGGTTAATAATTCCTGCTCCTGCTGCGGCGTGAGCATGTGTTTCTTCAGAGCTACTGCAAGAATATCTCGTAAGCGTTACGGTCTGATGTTACATCTTTGTCCTGGTATCCAGCACGTGCTGCGGTGTACTGGTGTCATAGCTCCCAGGTGATAATCTTTTTTAGGAGGATACTGAGGAACGTGGATATGCATGCATGGAGATTTTTTCCATAGCATAAAGAAACAGTGAGAAAAATAATGTCGAAAATCAGTCAGTTAGCTAACTGCTAGTGCTGCATGGAAATGCGAGTCGTTACCGCTTTGACTGGGAGGGGACTCGCCCAATCAGCTGTCTCATCCCCCTGTCGTCGCCTTTGCGTCTGATCTCTCAGTAAGAACAGAACAGTGGTGTAATTTTAGCACAGCACCTAGACTAAACAATTCGACAGGCCATCCATCTCGCACTAGCCAGTGGATAGGACTGTCAGCATATGTGCAGAGCGAGCAGTCAATTGATCTGCAGTCGCCTCTTTACAACTGAATTATCTGATGGACCGAAGATAATAAATCCTTGTGTGGTAGAGTACTACTAACTGTCTACCGTGCGATTGCAGGGCCTGGGTGCTCGTCCATCGCCTACGGCGCCGCGCAGGAGCTGGGCCCGTTCCTGGTCAGGAGCTACGGCGCGAACCTCACCCGCAACGCCTACGCGTGGAACAAAGGCAAGCACACGCCACACATACAGTGCCACTCTCTCGCTCAACTCCTATGGAAAAAACGTACGTATGTCTGATCGGGCGCTTCAAAATTTTGCATCGGTTTCAGCCGTGAACCTGCTGTTCCTGGAGGCGCCGGTGGGCGTGGGGTTCTCCTACACCAACAAGACGGCGGACCTGGGCCGCCTCGGCGACCGCGTGACGGCGCAGGACTCGCACACCTTCCTCCTCAACTGGCTCGCCAAGTTCCCGGAGTTCAAGGGCCGCGACTTCTACATCGCCGGAGAGAGCTATGCCGGTATGTACCTTGTACGGGCCCTAGGTCCGAAGGAGCAGCAGTACTATCCTCCACTATGTTAAGCTAAGCTGCGTCGTAAACTGTGGGTAAAGATAATATGCTGCTGAAGCTGCCGTGATCTGCTTTTTGCTGCAGGGCACTACGTCCCACAGCTCGCAGATCTCATCTACGAGGGGAACAAAGCGGCGGGCAGAGGCAGAATCATCAACCTCAAAGGTTTCATAGTAAGCTCGGCTCCACCCCGAAAGGGCAACTGGTCCATCTTGTTATGCTTGCAATCATGCCATTAGGACTGCTAAGTGGCAGGTGAAACAGCTTCTACACTCTCGTGCCTGCGATCATAGTTAGTTAGTGGCCAAGAAAGATAAAGAGGAAAAGGTAAAAAGAGCGTGATATAGGAGTGAAAAGATTCAGTGCTGCGGAAAGAAGATTATTCCAAAGATGGCCACGAGCGTGCCTACGGATCTCCACTACTTAGTATCTTTACTCGCTTTAGCTCGCGGCCAACTGCCTGTGTCAAACCCTTTGTAACCGCGGTAATAATTCCGCGTATGCATCGTGCGCCCCTGCGAAATCAGAAGAACGTATCTGCTTTTGTACTTGAGACTGCGACGATTTCACCTGCGCCGTTGTCCGTGccttttttccaatttttttcttgtgtGGATTACAGTAATGGATTAATGATTGGATTGGGTTGTCATCACAGATTGGCAACGCGGTGCTGAACGACGAGACGGACCAGCTGGGCATGGTGGAGTACGCGTGGAGCCACGCcatcatctccgacgagctccactCGGCGGTGACGCGGGAGTGCGACTACTTCAGGGAGGAGGCCGACGGCGGCAAGCCCGGCAAGGGCTGCTCGTCGGCCGTCCGCGCCTTCATGGGCGCCTTCGACGACATCGACATCTACAGCATCTACACGCCGACGTGCCTCTCTCCCTCCGCCGGCCCCGGCTCCACGGCGCCGCGCCCGTCCAGGCTCGTCGCCGCGCCGCGCCTCTTCTCCCAGCACGTACGTCCTAGCTACCCTCTCTGACATCTCTGGTGCATACAGTGTGCGCGAGAAAGAAAATAGTAACTGTCTTGTCGTGGTGGTGCGTACGCAGGAGGCATGGCACATGATGAGGCGTGCGCCGGCGGGGTACGACCCGTGCACGGAGGCGTACGTGACCAGGTATTTTAACCGCCAGGACGTGCAGCGGGCGCTGCACGCCAACCGGACGGGCCTCAAGTACCCATACTCGCCTTGCAGGTTGGTGTTGGTACCCTACCCACGCTCTCTTGTGTCCTCTCTACCCTGCTCTGCTCAACCCATCCCGGCAGCACGCAGTCAATACTGCACCTGCACGCTGCTCTGCCTACGAGCCTTCCAGCTCGTGGACTGACTGCACGGCAACGCTCTCCTAGTAATGGTCTAATGGCCCCCCATCCACGTGCTACCAGCCATGAAATGTAATGGCAGACGCCCGTCCTCAGATCTGATATTGCAACTTGCAACTGTGTTGGTCCTTCTGCGTGAGTGTGTGACATGGACTGCCATCGCCATGCGGTTTACCACCGTCTATCCACTGCGTAGCTCTTGCGGAATGTAGTCAGTAATGACAGTGGAGGACTTGTTTATTTGTGGTGCAGTGCGGTGATAAGTAAATGGAACGACTCGCCGGCGACCGTACTCCCCATCCTGAAGAAGCTCATGGCCGCCGGGCTGCGCGTCTGGGTCTACAGGTACTGAATGAAACCTTGTGAAATAGAAAGAACTACTGTCAAAAGCTCTATGGCAATGTCCTAAACTCACATGCGATCTGTGATACGACGCAGCGGCGACACGGACGGGAGGGTGCCGGTGACGTCGACGCGGTACAGCGTCAACGCGATGAAGCTGCGGGCGCGGGCGAGGAGCGGGTGGAGGGCGTGGTTCTACCGGCAGCAGGTGGCCGGGTGGGCGGTGGAGTACGAGGAGGGGCTGACACTGGTGACGGTGCGCGGCGCGGGGCACCAGGTGCCGCTCTTCGCGCCCGACCGCTCGCTCGCCATGCTCTACCACTTCCTCCGGGGCCAGCCGCTGCCGGCCGCCGCTCCACGCTAGCGGAAGTGTGTGCGGTCCATTGTTCTGCTCAGCAAAGCTACGAGCAAGTGCTTCACTGGGTAGCGTTGTTGTATGCAACTGATGCGACGATCATCAGTGTGGGATTTTACTGGGAGGTTAAAGTGTATTTTACCGTTCAATGGAACTGTCGAGCATTGCCGTATATCAGTTTATTACTACCAGCCAAAGAAGGACTTGTCACACAAAAAAGAACACGGCAACACTGAATATCGCTAGAGCTCGGCCTATCACCTGCAATTCGAAGGAATGGTAAGTCTGAATCCTACAAATGTATATGGAGGATATGGGCTCCTGTCAAGTGCAAGATCTTCCTATGGACGGCAGTGCAGCGCAAGATTCTGATGCTCAGAGGTTGGGAGAAAAACACTTCTGCTTCCATACAACCCTTAAACACATCAACGGACAAGATCTGTTCATACCCCTTCATAATAAAAGATAGGAtagtcttttttttttgagaaaaaaggGATAGGATAGTCTTTCTAGAAAATACTTGCGGGGATATTTCTAAGTCcgccttgggccggcccattagtgagTATGAACTGTAGCAAGcttcaaaaatccaaaaaaatcataTACCCGTAGTTAGGCTTCGATCTCAAGACCTCAGGTGGAGGTGAACTTGCTAATACGACCAGAACAAACACGATTTGCTGATACATTTGCAGCGCAGTTTCTTATGACCTGAATGGACGTACTGTAGGACTTTTTTCTCAAAAATACTGTCGCAGAACAAAATTGATACGTACTGTACAACTTGGATGGACACTGTAGCGACCAACATGGGGCAATGTAGCTAAAGCGTTTTTTATAGCTCAACAAAAACTAATGTGGTTTTTCATCTTTTGGAATATTTTTTGAAACAtgaatattttagaaaaatgaaacattttccaaaatttgaaCTTCTAATGGAAACGTGTTTTTTTTTCAAATGTATGAACCATTTTTTATGAAAAATAATGTGactttgtgaatatttttcaaatttaagAACAATTTTTCAGAATTGTAAACATTCTTGTGAAACTGCAAACATTTTTTCGAAAAGGAGAATAACTTATCAAATgagtgaacattttcttgaaaacatgaacaatttttaaattttcGAACAAATTTTTTGAAAATTTGCAAGCTTTCTTcggaaacacaaacattttttaaaaaatttaCGAATATTTTTAGAATATACTAGCAGTTTCTGAAAACATTTTTCAATTGCTAGGGCCAaagcattttttttattttcagtttttttcGTTTTCCCTCTCTTTTTGTTAATTCATTTTTTACTTTTGAACTTTATGATTCTTTTGTTAATTCAGTTTTCAGTTTTTTCCGTTTTCCCTCTCTTTTTTACTTTTGAACTTTGGCATAACacaaaatgttcttgttttcaaatattgtttataATTCTAAAAAAGGTTCTGAAATTTCATAAAAGTTCCagtttttgaaattttttgttcacaaattcaataaATGTACGTGTTTCAAAAAAgttgtgattttttttaaagaagTACGTGGTTTGCCATTTTTGTTTGAAATTTCCATCAGATTTTCGTAattttttaacaattttggaaaaaGTGTTCCAGTTTGTAAAATTTTCATACAAACTTTGTAATTCCAAAATTGTtgaaaaaattcaagaaatttCTAGGACAAAATAAAATGTTCATGTTGATTGTAAATGACATAAATTACAAATACACTTATCTAAACTTCTAAGGCCATGGATAAATGATCACAACTTCTTGTAACAGCCTGGCACATGCATATGAGGCATCCATACTAGGTTTAAACGACTTCTGGCACAATTTACATGTTGCAGTGCGTCCGACTATTTATCGGCCTAttttcaccgagaaaactccagaaaatgcaaaaccTTTCAAAAATCTAAATAACTTGGCATGGTGCTTTAAATTGGTTGTAGAGGCTGGTGGAAAACATTTGGTGTCATTTAACGGATGTCAAAAAACAACGAGCTTTCAAAAAGACCCTTCTGGCCTAAGCGGACATCCTCTATTGAACATAGTCTATTTTTGGCTTCTTTGAAATGAACCCCGCTTTTGCAAGAAGGTAggcatgcccatgataggtacaTACCTGGTTCAGACGATTTTCGACACCGTATGAAAGTGGTAACACATCCGGCCATTTATAGTCCTTTTTAACCAAAAAACTTTGGAAAATGAAAAACTAGCTGACAACCCAAATTATTttgcatggtgccttgaattggtcatacaagcccATGAAAAATGGGGTCATTATAAGGAAAATacaaaacttgtcgaaaaccaaAACAACTTTTTATGGTGCCTTGGGTTGGTCTTATGAGGCGATGAAAAAAAATATTAGggccatttcaaggatgtcgaaAAACAACGTGCTCTCATACCAATCTGAACACCCTCCATTGAAAATGGTGTTTTTGTG is a window encoding:
- the LOC123046067 gene encoding serine carboxypeptidase-like 35, with amino-acid sequence MAMALLLLATAASAAVAGASWSPRPEADLVTGLPGQPEVGFKHYAGYVGVGTGGDKALFYWFFEAEKEPEKKPLMLWLNGGPGCSSIAYGAAQELGPFLVRSYGANLTRNAYAWNKAVNLLFLEAPVGVGFSYTNKTADLGRLGDRVTAQDSHTFLLNWLAKFPEFKGRDFYIAGESYAGHYVPQLADLIYEGNKAAGRGRIINLKGFIIGNAVLNDETDQLGMVEYAWSHAIISDELHSAVTRECDYFREEADGGKPGKGCSSAVRAFMGAFDDIDIYSIYTPTCLSPSAGPGSTAPRPSRLVAAPRLFSQHEAWHMMRRAPAGYDPCTEAYVTRYFNRQDVQRALHANRTGLKYPYSPCSAVISKWNDSPATVLPILKKLMAAGLRVWVYSGDTDGRVPVTSTRYSVNAMKLRARARSGWRAWFYRQQVAGWAVEYEEGLTLVTVRGAGHQVPLFAPDRSLAMLYHFLRGQPLPAAAPR